From one Lycium ferocissimum isolate CSIRO_LF1 chromosome 7, AGI_CSIRO_Lferr_CH_V1, whole genome shotgun sequence genomic stretch:
- the LOC132065461 gene encoding uncharacterized protein LOC132065461 isoform X2 codes for MIAQIAVATTVGVLGWAYLALLKPPPPKVCGSPGGPPVTSPRVQLSDGRHLAYKEGGIAKEKAKYKLIIVHGFDSSKDLTLPISQDLIQELQIYILQYDRAGYGESDPHPKRSVKSEAFDIEELADKLQLGPKFYLLGVSMGAYPLWSCLKYIPNRLAGVSLVVPFVNYWWSCYPPNLAKEGLGKMLAQDQRTFRIVHYAPWLVHWWMNQKWFRALSITEGNMAIFSPPDLEMVKQLSAAPSLGQEKIRQQGEFECLYRDMIIAFANWDFAPTEIKNPFPDNEGSVHLWQGHDDRIIPRELNRYLAEKIPWIQYHEVPNAGHLLIYNASYCETILRKLFTG; via the exons ATGATTGCACAAATAGCAGTAGCAACAACAGTTGGGGTGCTGGGATGGGCTTATTTGGCATTACTTAAGCCTCCCCCTCCAAAAGTTTGCGGCTCTCCGGGTGGTCCTCCAGTGACTTCGCCAAGGGTCCAACTCAGTGATGGGAGACATTTAGCCTACAAAGAGGGAGGCATTGCCAAGGAGAAGGCAAAGTACAAGCTCATTATTGTTCATGGCTTTGATAGTTCCAAAGACTTGACATTACCTATTTCCCAA GACCTAATACAAGAGCTCCAAATATATATCCTACAATATGATCGTGCTGGTTATGGAGAGAGTGATCCACATCCAAAACGCTCAGTAAAGAGTGAAGCATTCGACATTGAGGAGCTAGCTGATAAGTTGCAACTTGGGCCCAAGTTTTATCTGCTTGGCGTGTCCATGGGAGCCTATCCTCTATGGAGTTGCCTAAAGTATATACCTAATAG GCTGGCCGGAGTTTCCCTTGTTGTTCCGTTTGTAAATTATTGGTGGTCCTGTTATCCTCCGAACCTAGCGAAAGAAGGTCTAGGGAAGATGCTTGCACAAGATCAACGAACATTTCGAATTGTGCATTATGCTCCATGGTTGGTTCATTGGTGGATGAACCAAAAGTGGTTCCGTGCTTTAAGTATTACGGAAGGGAACATGGCGATATTTAGTCCTCCAGATCTAGAAATGGTGAAACAGTTATCCGCTGCCCCTAGTCTTGGTCAG GAAAAGATACGACAGCAGGGCGAGTTTGAATGTTTGTATCGGGACATGATAATTGCTTTCGCAAATTGGGACTTTGCTCCAACGGAAATCAAAAATCCTTTTCCAGATAACGAGGGTTCGGTCCATCTTTGGCAAGGGCATGATGACAGAATTATTCCGCGCGAACTCAATCGTTATCTAGCAGAGAAGATTCCTTGGATTCAATATCATGAGGTTCCTAATGCTGGTCATTTGTTAATCTACAATGCTAGTTATTGTGAAACCATCTTGAGGAAACTTTTCACTGGTTGA
- the LOC132065461 gene encoding uncharacterized protein LOC132065461 isoform X1 produces the protein MAVNQSGKKVSAASARAHTRKSKKNTPFFLSSIMIAQIAVATTVGVLGWAYLALLKPPPPKVCGSPGGPPVTSPRVQLSDGRHLAYKEGGIAKEKAKYKLIIVHGFDSSKDLTLPISQDLIQELQIYILQYDRAGYGESDPHPKRSVKSEAFDIEELADKLQLGPKFYLLGVSMGAYPLWSCLKYIPNRLAGVSLVVPFVNYWWSCYPPNLAKEGLGKMLAQDQRTFRIVHYAPWLVHWWMNQKWFRALSITEGNMAIFSPPDLEMVKQLSAAPSLGQEKIRQQGEFECLYRDMIIAFANWDFAPTEIKNPFPDNEGSVHLWQGHDDRIIPRELNRYLAEKIPWIQYHEVPNAGHLLIYNASYCETILRKLFTG, from the exons atggCTGTGAATCAAAGTGGCAAAAAAGTAAGTGCTGCATCTGCTAGAGCTCACACtagaaaatccaagaaaaataccccatttttcctttcttcaa TTATGATTGCACAAATAGCAGTAGCAACAACAGTTGGGGTGCTGGGATGGGCTTATTTGGCATTACTTAAGCCTCCCCCTCCAAAAGTTTGCGGCTCTCCGGGTGGTCCTCCAGTGACTTCGCCAAGGGTCCAACTCAGTGATGGGAGACATTTAGCCTACAAAGAGGGAGGCATTGCCAAGGAGAAGGCAAAGTACAAGCTCATTATTGTTCATGGCTTTGATAGTTCCAAAGACTTGACATTACCTATTTCCCAA GACCTAATACAAGAGCTCCAAATATATATCCTACAATATGATCGTGCTGGTTATGGAGAGAGTGATCCACATCCAAAACGCTCAGTAAAGAGTGAAGCATTCGACATTGAGGAGCTAGCTGATAAGTTGCAACTTGGGCCCAAGTTTTATCTGCTTGGCGTGTCCATGGGAGCCTATCCTCTATGGAGTTGCCTAAAGTATATACCTAATAG GCTGGCCGGAGTTTCCCTTGTTGTTCCGTTTGTAAATTATTGGTGGTCCTGTTATCCTCCGAACCTAGCGAAAGAAGGTCTAGGGAAGATGCTTGCACAAGATCAACGAACATTTCGAATTGTGCATTATGCTCCATGGTTGGTTCATTGGTGGATGAACCAAAAGTGGTTCCGTGCTTTAAGTATTACGGAAGGGAACATGGCGATATTTAGTCCTCCAGATCTAGAAATGGTGAAACAGTTATCCGCTGCCCCTAGTCTTGGTCAG GAAAAGATACGACAGCAGGGCGAGTTTGAATGTTTGTATCGGGACATGATAATTGCTTTCGCAAATTGGGACTTTGCTCCAACGGAAATCAAAAATCCTTTTCCAGATAACGAGGGTTCGGTCCATCTTTGGCAAGGGCATGATGACAGAATTATTCCGCGCGAACTCAATCGTTATCTAGCAGAGAAGATTCCTTGGATTCAATATCATGAGGTTCCTAATGCTGGTCATTTGTTAATCTACAATGCTAGTTATTGTGAAACCATCTTGAGGAAACTTTTCACTGGTTGA